The following coding sequences lie in one Microvirga sp. 17 mud 1-3 genomic window:
- a CDS encoding SRPBCC family protein, with product MNAHATIQGPPLHELSITRTIDAPPETVYRVWTQRLGEWWAPRPYATPVVELDLRPGGRGLMVMEAPDGTRFPNEGVFLDIVPNRQIVFTNAFTAGWVPQDPFMVVIITFEPEGSGTRYTARVRHWSEEALRRHEAMGFQEGWSIVAGQLAELAENERIAASA from the coding sequence ATGAATGCACATGCGACCATCCAAGGGCCTCCCCTTCACGAGCTGTCCATTACCCGCACGATCGATGCCCCGCCCGAGACCGTTTACCGCGTCTGGACGCAACGGCTCGGCGAATGGTGGGCGCCTCGGCCTTATGCAACCCCCGTGGTCGAGCTCGACCTCAGGCCCGGCGGCCGCGGTCTCATGGTCATGGAAGCGCCCGACGGCACGCGATTTCCCAACGAGGGTGTTTTCCTGGACATCGTGCCCAACCGTCAGATCGTGTTCACCAATGCGTTCACGGCCGGATGGGTGCCGCAGGACCCCTTCATGGTCGTGATCATCACGTTCGAGCCGGAAGGATCCGGAACCCGCTATACGGCGCGCGTGCGCCATTGGAGCGAGGAGGCCCTCAGGCGCCACGAGGCGATGGGCTTCCAGGAAGGTTGGAGCATCGTGGCGGGTCAGCTCGCCGAGCTCGCCGAGAACGAGCGAATCGCTGCGTCTGCCTGA
- a CDS encoding cytochrome c family protein, whose translation MAANAQDAAAGEKVFAPCKACHQIGETAKNAVGPELNGVIGRKAGSVEGYNYSAANKNSGLTWDEATFREYIKDPKAKVPGTKMIYAGLKDDKKIDDLIAYLKQFDASGKKS comes from the coding sequence ATGGCGGCCAATGCTCAGGACGCAGCTGCAGGCGAAAAGGTCTTCGCTCCATGCAAAGCCTGCCATCAGATCGGCGAGACTGCCAAGAACGCCGTCGGCCCGGAACTCAACGGTGTCATCGGCCGTAAGGCCGGCTCCGTGGAGGGCTACAACTATTCGGCCGCCAACAAGAACTCCGGCCTGACCTGGGACGAGGCGACCTTCCGCGAATACATCAAGGACCCGAAGGCCAAGGTCCCGGGCACCAAGATGATCTATGCCGGTCTGAAGGACGACAAGAAGATCGACGACCTGATCGCCTATCTCAAGCAGTTCGACGCCAGCGGGAAGAAGTCATAA